One genomic segment of Sminthopsis crassicaudata isolate SCR6 chromosome 2, ASM4859323v1, whole genome shotgun sequence includes these proteins:
- the ZCCHC10 gene encoding zinc finger CCHC domain-containing protein 10, translated as MAATIARSPCPSSHSNSHLYGLRRVLLPSRGNFPECVAVVPVLTKMATPMHRLIARRQAEANKQHVRCQKCLEFGHWTYECTGKRKYLHRPSRTAELKKALKEKENRFLLQQSIGETNTEKRTKKKRSKSVTSSSSSSSESSASDSSSESEDSSTSSSSDDSDTEESSSTSSSSHSSTSSSSSSDSESDSSSSSSTSSSTDSSSDDEPPKKKKKK; from the exons ATGGCAGCCACCATTGCAAGATCTCCCTGCCCCTCTAGCCACAGCAATTCCCATCTCTATGGCCTCCGTCGTGTTCTATTGCCATCGAGGGGAAACTTCCCAGAATGCGTCGCTGTGGTCCCAGTTCTCACTAAGATGGCGACTCCCATGCACCGACTTATCGCCCGGAGGCAGGC GGAAGCAAATAAACAACATGTAAGATGTCAGAAATGTTTAGAATTTGGACATTGGACATATGAATgtacaggaaaaagaaaatatttgcataGACCTTCAAGAACAGCAGAACTTAAgaaagctttaaaagaaaaagaaaatagattcttACTACAACAAAG cattggAGAAACTAATACAGAAAAAAGGACCAAGAAAAAAAG GTCTAAAAGTGTTACCAGTTCCAGCAGCAGTAGCAGTGAGAGTTCAGCCAGTGATTCTTCATCAGAGAGTGAAGACTCCTCTACCTCTTCTTCCTCTGATGATAGTGATACTGAGGAAAGCTCTTCTACTTCATCATCATCACACTCCTCAACtagttcttcctcttcctctgatTCTGAGTCAGATTCCAGCTCTTCTTCTAGCACCAGCTCTAGCACAGATAGCAGCTCTGATGATGAACcaccaaagaagaagaaaaagaaatag